From the genome of Methylocystis echinoides:
CTCGCCTGGCTGCAGCGCACCGGCGGCAAGCCGCTGCCGCTGATGGGCGGCGGCACCACGCGCGTCGGCGATCCGTCGGGCAAGGACGAAAGCCGCAAGCTGCTGACTGTCGAGCAGATCGACTCGAACAAGGCCTCGATCCGGCGCGTCTTCGAACGCTTTCTGACCTTTGGCGACGGGCCGACCGACGCGCTGATGCTCGATAACGCCGACTGGCTCGCGGGGCTCAATTACATCGAGTTCCTGCGCGACGTCGGCCGGCATTTCTCGGTCAACCGCATGCTCACCATGGATTCGGTGAAGCTCCGGCTCGAGCGCGAGCACGAGCTTTCCTTCATCGAGTTCAATTATATGTGCCTGCAGGCTTATGATTTCGTCGAAATCAACCGCCGTCACGGCGCGTTGCTGCAGATGGGCGGCTCGGACCAATGGGGCAATATCGTCACCGGCCTCGATCTCGGCCGTCGTATGGGAACGCCGCAGCTCTACGCGCTGACGTCGCCGCTGCTCACCACCGCTTCCGGCGCGAAGATGGGCAAGACGGCGGCCGGCGCGGTCTGGCTCAACGCCGACATGCTGTCGCCTTATGACTACTGGCAATATTGGCGCAACAGCGAGGACGCGGATGTCGCGCGCTTCCTGAAGCTCTTCACCTTCCTGCCGATGGACGAGATCGCGCGGCTGTCCGCGCTTCAGGGCGCCGAAATCAACGAGGCGAAGAAGACGCTCGCGACCGAGGCGACGGCGCTGGTCCATGGCCGCGACGCGGCCGAACAGGCCGCCGAGACGGCGCGGGCCACCTTTGAAGAGGGCGCCCTTGCCCTTTCCTTGCCCAAGGTCGCCGTCACGGCCGACGAGATCGCCGCCGGTCTCGGCGTGCTATCCGCTTTTGTGAAGGCCGGGCTCGTGGCCTCGACCGGCGAAGCGCGCCGCCAGATCAAGGGCGGCGGTCTGCGCGTCAACGACGTTCTGGTCAGCGACGAGCGCGGCACGCTCTCGGAGAAGGATTTCGAGACCGACGGCGTCGCCAAACTGTCGCTCGGCAAGAAGAAGCACGTTCTGCTGGAGCGAACCTAGACGTCAACCAAAGGGGGCGGCGAGCCGTTGGAGATGCGCGCGGCGCGCCTCCAGCGCCGGCGCCGACTCCCATTCCCAAAAGCGGCGCGATACCCCGGACGGGTCGCGCGGGCGCCCCTCCGCCTCCCGCTCATGCTGCCAGACCATGTCATAGGGCGCTTGAGACTCCGCCGCGAAATAGGCGGGCTTCTTGCCGTGATGGGCGGCGCCGGCCGCATGAATGGAGCAAGTCGGACGCGCGGGATCGAGAAGGTTCAAACGCACAGGCTCATCCTGTACGTGAATATCCGTTACTCTTTGAGCGAACCAGTACTCCGGCGATTCTGCTGAAGCGCCGTTTCGGCGCCTGCGATCGGCAATGCGCGCCGCGATCAGCGGAAAGCGTTTTTCCACCCAAAGATGAGAGACGACTTGCGCCGGCCCACAGAGCGTCGTCGCCGAGCGCGTCGTGTGATCGTCCCAGATCAGCAGCGCAGAAAAGGGATTGGACCAGATCTTCGCCGCATGGCCATGCACTGCGTTGCCGGTAAAGTAAGGGACGAGCACAAATGTCCGTTCGCCGCGATGCGCCACGAAGCCGGCGAGGCCAATATCGCCGTTCCGAGGCGAAACGCCGGGCAGACCAGAGGCAGAGACCGTCGCCTGGAAAATCTCGAACTGTGCGCCGAGCAGCAAATCCAAGGGAAGGCTGGGCGACCAAGCGTTTGGCCAAGCGGCGCGTTTCGTGGTCGCAGGCGCCGGACGCTTGACGAAGAGGTTTTGGGAGCATTGCGTGAAGGCTTCCTCGACGCCCCCCACCAGGAAATAGAGAACAGCGTTCTTCCGCTCGGCGGCCTGGCGCCAGGGCTCGAGGGCCGACGCCTCCAACGCATAGTCCCGCGCCAGATCATGGGGCGAGAGCGCCTCGACGCCAAAGAGCGTGATATGCAGCCCCATAGCGTCCGGATCGTAAGGATGAAGCGCGAGAATGGCGAGCTTGCCGCTCTCGAGCGCCGCCTGCGTGACGTGGAGCGCGGCGCCGAGCGCCGAGCCGAGTGTGGCGCGCACGCCGCGTTCGTCGCAGCGCATCTTCTCCCCGGCCATCATGCGCCGGAAGGAGACGGGCGCCGCCGCCCGCCGCGCCAGCCAGCGTTCGAGCCTGGCCTCTTCGCGCGCATCTTTGGGCTTGGGCAGGAAAAGCGGCGTCGCTGCGGTCTGGTGGTCGAGCACGAGGATGGGACCCGCCTGATCGACCGCCTCAGACATCGCCATAACGACGGGGCGTCGCCGTCGCCACAAGCGGCCCCGCGGCGCGCCGCCGACGCCGAGGACGGCCATCGTCGCCGTCTGGGCGAAGACCCCCATCGTCGGATTCAGAAACTGGCGATATTGGCGGCTGTAGAAATTGTCGGCTCCTTTCGCCACGACGCCGGTCTTTTCGTCGTCGCCGGACTGCCGCGCGAGTCGCGCGCCCAGCGCATGTTGCAGGACATGCTCGGCCGCCGGGCCGGGCGCCTCCGAACGGCGCAGCCATTTTTCGGCGAGGCGCTCGCGCAGGGCGGGTGGCGCGGCGCTGGCGAGGCTAAAGAGCAACGAACGCGCGCCGCCAGCGCGGGAGGGATGGGGAGAAGCGGCGCGCAAAGCCTCCAATGAGGCGGCGGGAGCGCG
Proteins encoded in this window:
- the tyrS gene encoding tyrosine--tRNA ligase, which translates into the protein MADDFSPKSDFLRVLIERGFVHQCSDFSGLDEKAAAGGLSAYIGFDCTAPSLHVGSLLPIMLLAWLQRTGGKPLPLMGGGTTRVGDPSGKDESRKLLTVEQIDSNKASIRRVFERFLTFGDGPTDALMLDNADWLAGLNYIEFLRDVGRHFSVNRMLTMDSVKLRLEREHELSFIEFNYMCLQAYDFVEINRRHGALLQMGGSDQWGNIVTGLDLGRRMGTPQLYALTSPLLTTASGAKMGKTAAGAVWLNADMLSPYDYWQYWRNSEDADVARFLKLFTFLPMDEIARLSALQGAEINEAKKTLATEATALVHGRDAAEQAAETARATFEEGALALSLPKVAVTADEIAAGLGVLSAFVKAGLVASTGEARRQIKGGGLRVNDVLVSDERGTLSEKDFETDGVAKLSLGKKKHVLLERT